A single region of the Anoplolepis gracilipes chromosome 1, ASM4749672v1, whole genome shotgun sequence genome encodes:
- the Rfesp gene encoding cytochrome b-c1 complex subunit Rieske, mitochondrial isoform X1, whose product MNVIAKSTTVSPFLRATATAVSNGGIPVATTGKVHKPKVTVPSPVKRTLGQTLYQNLLTGPTCISSGVAVSTQIHQRRLAHTDIKWPDFSDYRRDEVKDPNVRSKESAASRKSVSYVVAAGSSVAAIYGAKVIVQDIVGLLSASADVLALSKVEIKLDSIPEGKSAVFKWRGKPLFVRHRGEAEIATETKVDVGSLRDPEEDSARVKDPKWLVVLGVCTHLGCVPIANAGDFGGYYCPCHGSHYDASGRIRKGPAPLNLEVPPYEFQEGNLLVVG is encoded by the exons ATGAACGTGATTGCAAAATCGACGACCGTCTCGCCGTTTTTGCGAGCAACGGCGACGGCCGTCTCGAACGGAGGGATACCCGTAGCGACGACCGGTAAAGTTCACAAGCCGAAGGTTACCGTTCCGTCTCCCGTCAAACGGACCCTTGGACAGACTCTTTATCAGAATCTCCTTACCGGACCTACATGTATAAGCTCGGGGGTCGCAG TTAGCACGCAAATACATCAGCGGCGCTTGGCGCATACTGACATTAAATGGCCAGATTTTTCGGATTATCGTAGAGATGAAGTGAAGGATCCAAATGTGAGGTCAAAAGAGAGCGCAGCATCTCGAAAGAGTGTCTCTTATGTCGTAGCAGCTG GATCTTCTGTGGCGGCTATCTATGGTGCAAAGGTAATAGTGCAGGACATCGTTGGGCTGTTGAGTGCTTCAGCTGATGTACTTGCTCTGTCAAAAGTTGAAATAAAGCTTGACTCTATCCCTGAGGGTAAGAGCGCTGTCTTCAAATGGCGCGGAAAACCTCTGTTCGTGCGACATAG AGGTGAAGCAGAAATCGCGACGGAAACTAAGGTGGACGTTGGGAGTCTCCGCGATCCGGAGGAAGATAGCGCTCGCGTCAAGGATCCTAAGTGGCTCGTCGTTTTAGGCGTTTGCACGCACTTGGGATGCGTACCTATTGCAAACGCGGGAGATTTCGGCGGTTACTACTGTCCATGTCACGGTTCTCACTACGACGCCAGTGGTAGAATTAGAAAAGGACCGGCCCCGCTAAACCTCGAAGTACCACCGTACGAGTTCCAGGAGGGGAATTTGCTCGTTGtcggttaa
- the Rfesp gene encoding cytochrome b-c1 complex subunit Rieske, mitochondrial isoform X2, whose protein sequence is MNVIAKSTTVSPFLRATATAVSNGGIPVATTVSTQIHQRRLAHTDIKWPDFSDYRRDEVKDPNVRSKESAASRKSVSYVVAAGSSVAAIYGAKVIVQDIVGLLSASADVLALSKVEIKLDSIPEGKSAVFKWRGKPLFVRHRGEAEIATETKVDVGSLRDPEEDSARVKDPKWLVVLGVCTHLGCVPIANAGDFGGYYCPCHGSHYDASGRIRKGPAPLNLEVPPYEFQEGNLLVVG, encoded by the exons ATGAACGTGATTGCAAAATCGACGACCGTCTCGCCGTTTTTGCGAGCAACGGCGACGGCCGTCTCGAACGGAGGGATACCCGTAGCGACGACCG TTAGCACGCAAATACATCAGCGGCGCTTGGCGCATACTGACATTAAATGGCCAGATTTTTCGGATTATCGTAGAGATGAAGTGAAGGATCCAAATGTGAGGTCAAAAGAGAGCGCAGCATCTCGAAAGAGTGTCTCTTATGTCGTAGCAGCTG GATCTTCTGTGGCGGCTATCTATGGTGCAAAGGTAATAGTGCAGGACATCGTTGGGCTGTTGAGTGCTTCAGCTGATGTACTTGCTCTGTCAAAAGTTGAAATAAAGCTTGACTCTATCCCTGAGGGTAAGAGCGCTGTCTTCAAATGGCGCGGAAAACCTCTGTTCGTGCGACATAG AGGTGAAGCAGAAATCGCGACGGAAACTAAGGTGGACGTTGGGAGTCTCCGCGATCCGGAGGAAGATAGCGCTCGCGTCAAGGATCCTAAGTGGCTCGTCGTTTTAGGCGTTTGCACGCACTTGGGATGCGTACCTATTGCAAACGCGGGAGATTTCGGCGGTTACTACTGTCCATGTCACGGTTCTCACTACGACGCCAGTGGTAGAATTAGAAAAGGACCGGCCCCGCTAAACCTCGAAGTACCACCGTACGAGTTCCAGGAGGGGAATTTGCTCGTTGtcggttaa